The Sesamum indicum cultivar Zhongzhi No. 13 linkage group LG9, S_indicum_v1.0, whole genome shotgun sequence genome segment TGAATTAGATGCAACCCGAAACTACAGTTAAAACAAACTCAAGACCATAATGGAATAGATTACAGAAGGATATGTATCTGGATGTTGTGCTAATATGTTTCTTCACGGATCCTATATTCTACTTGTAAAATTTGCATGAttttacatgatttttcacatttatgtGTTGCCATGGGTAATTCCAGGCAGGTGACTTCCTTTTGTCAACTGGGAGTCATGTTGCAACCCAGGAGACAGAACTAGCAGAAAATATCCATGTAAATGATGATTATGCGGAGACATCATCGCTACTTGAACAGGTAACAAGCTATATGGTCTTTTGTCACTGGATGCTTTTATATTCATCTAGCATATTGCTGCTGTAATCAGGTAGGTTCTAATTTTCAGGAGATGCTACCTGGACCATCAAATCAAACTGGCGTAAGATTTATAAGTGGCATTATCTGTAAATCTAAAGTTCTGAGATTTGAAAGGATGTTGTTTCGCACAACAAGGGGCAACATGCTTTTCAATCAGGCACCTACTGATGATCAAATCCTGGATCCTGCAACAAATGAATTGGTATTGtttctttgattttctttctggAGTGTTGAACATTTGTTATGTGAATGCCAAAGCATAAACTACAGAAACAAGCCTCAAGAAAGTGAAAGTTTACCACtcaagaaatgaatgaaaacacTATGtcctcaaaattttatttctttgctTGGATTTTCACTTGTTAAATAAGAggaaagttatattttagattgTCTTTACAGATGAACAGTAATAACAATTTTCAAGGATTTGACGTATAGTTGGTTGATTGTTGTATCTGCAGgttgaaaaaatagtttttgtgGTATTCTTCTCAGGTGAGCAGGCGAGAGTGAAAATCCTGAAGATTTGTGAAGCATTTGGTGCAAATTGCTATCCAGTTGCAGAAGACACAATCAGGCGGAGGCAAATAACTCGAGAAGTATGTTTGTAACCAGATTGTTTTGTGTTCTGTTGCGTATAGGAAGGTTCATGCACATTTTTGCTCTgtgcatttttattattgctacccaaatttattaaatgaccCCTGTTTTTCCTATTTCACTCAATGCATGTGAGGACTTAGTATGCCATGGATCATCCCTTtgatttagttaaatttatcAAGAATGATTGTATATGCAACAAAGTTTGTCGAATTCAGGTGTATACTTTGACGTAAACATAGGATTGGTTGATTAACAGTAAATTTCTGGGTTGCTAATTCGTATTCTTACCCGGTACTGTAGAAATCCATATAGTTGCTGAAAtctatatttcaatttatcaaAGCTTTACCAATCAACACAAGTATTTGACCTTCTGCTGTTTGTATCATATTATGGTGTTTCCATGAATACTAAGTAGACCCATATTACTTCTAATTTACAGGTTTTATCACACTTGTCTGACTTGGAAACAACCTTAGAGGCTGGCCTCCGTCATCGCGATAAGGCTCTGATCTCTATTGGGTTCCACCTTGCTAAGTGGATGAATATGGTAAGCGATAGCTGTTGTATCTTCTTGTGAGTAAACTCAAAATAGCTGGAATAAGTTGTTTCTTGAACTCCACTTTCTAGGTGAGAAGGGAAAAGGCTGTTTATGACACACTAAATATGCTGAACTTTGATGTCACAAAGAAGTGCTTGGTTGGTGAGGGTTGGTGCCCCATATTTGCAAAGACTAAGGTGGTTTTCTACTGTTTAATCTTATATTTGTCTGCAAAGAACCTGGTTATCGTATTGATTCAAAGTTATAAAATCTGTCATATTGCAGATTCAAGAAGCTCTACAACGTGCAACCACTGATAGTAACTCACAAGTGGGTGTAATATTTCATGTGATGCATTCAGTTGAGTCTCCTCCAACATATTTCAAGACCAACCATTTGACAAATGCATATCAAGAAATTGTTGATGCATATGGGTAAGTCAGCACGTGTAATCATATTTGTTTGCGGTTGATATCTTCTCCGTTTATTTCTCTGGTTTCTATTTACTGTTTACTctcataaatttaacaatataaTGTGCTTGTTGACAAGGAGTAATTTCTATGAAGTGCCATTGATAGTTTGGTGTTTGTTTCCGTCTTTCCGTACGATTGCTCTTGCGTTCTCTTAGTAAATATAAGATAAGACTGTtagcttctttttcttttttaattttgttcgaCCAAATGGTTTAGCTGGTACTTGTTGGTATTACTAATGATTTTGCCCAAACTTTCTAGGGTCTCCTatgaaatgaataataaaaacatgtCATCTTCCCTGAATAAAGTCCCTTGATTTCCCTTCTAAACAATGTGGCCTGAGGAACTTGTCTGGCCTGAGGAACTTGTCTCTTAGTAAATATAAGATAAGACTGTtagcttctttttcttttttaattttgttcgaCCAAATGGTTTAGCTGGTACTTGTTGGtattaataatgattttgCCCACACTTTCTAGGGTCTCCTatgaaatgaataataaaaacatgtCATCTTCCCTGAATAAAGTCCCTTGATTTCCCTTCTAAACAATGTGGCCTGAGGAACTTGTCTGGCTGTTTGCTCCGCCATAATCTTCAATGTcctatttgttttattaatcaaGACTATTTTGTGTGCTTTGGAATCAATGATAGGATTCAGTTGGATTTGCTTTAGCTTTCTGTCTTAGGATCACAGACCTGTTCCAAGTTGCAGGGCAGTGATTTTAgctaaaattatgttttatttcgTGCTGTGATTGACTTCAGTTGCGGATTGATTCAGGCATCATTTCAGGTTATAGCGTTTTCTCATGTagtttttatgtgtttttatgGTGgcatcataaaatataatagctTCTTGCACACTAAATAAAGATCTAACTACATTGAAGGAGAGTCCACTTTGGACCCTATGAAATCTATTTGTGGAACTGCAATGTCCTGCTCAGGCCTTTGTGTTGCTTCTAAGCATTCGCCCCAGCATAAGATGTTCTTGAGTGGTGTttctattttgaataaaagaaaactcttGGGAACTATGTATTCTAGCAATTAAACCAACaaatgtttctttttcctctcttttgAACATTTGATAAACAAGTTTGATGAATACATTTTCACATGCTTTGGAGGTGTTCCCAACTTTTAGGCAACAGACAACCCATAAAACGTGCTCCTCCATCAGCTATGTAAATCCAAAGCATCTTACAAGGTGTTCTTTAAGAGCGCTTATAAATGGTTGAAAAGTAAGACCATAATGGGTACTATGTTGAAGCTACTTTGACTTGATATATGCTGTTGATATTAGGTTCAAATTCACTCATTTGATTAACATTTCATTGAGTATGTACTTACAAAACTATGATGTTTTCTTGGATATTTGTCTCTGCTTGCTAGTCCTTAGCTGCAAAACTCTAACACCCTTATCTGAAACTCTATTTTGTGCAGTGTTGCTAAATACCAGGAGGCAAATCCTGCtgtttatactattataacgtttccatttctttttgcTGTGATGTTTGGGGATTGGGGTCATGGTATATGCTTACTATTGGGAGCATTATTCCTTATTGCCCGTGAGAAAAAACTCGGTTCACAGGTATGGCCATTTCATTTGATGATTTTCTATCTTAAAGATTAAGGTCAACAATCTATCATATACCttgcatattttttatgagcCTGAAATTTTCTGGCTGCTGTCGTGCATTCCTTTTGTATTTCaggtgttttttaaaattgacttattgttaAATGGAAACTCTTGTTCTTTTATCGGATTCTCAAGTAGCTATGGTGTGTATATGATGACAACATAGGTAATTTTATGTTGATTCCTGGTATTGAGCATATAGTATAGTTACTTGATCATTCGTTTAAGACTTTAAGATATGCagaggtatggtgattgcttcaaaattatttgatctatCGACCATGTCTTTTGTGAATTGTTTATagcttttttttcttgacagTTTGTGTGAATTTGTGAATTATGTTCTGCTGCATACTTTTCTGTCAACTTTAGAAGTTCCAGTTATTTTCTTATACTCCgtataatttaaatgtttATTTCTATCAGAAACTGGGAAGCTTCATGGAGATGCTATTTGGTGGTCGATATGTCCTCCTCTTGATGTCtctcttttcaatttattgtGGTTTGATATACAATGAATTCTTTTCCGTTCCTTTTCACATATTTGGTAACTCTGCCTACAGATGCCGAGACACCACATGCAGGTAAGAATCAGTACCTTCTCTTGGTCACTGAAGTGACTTCTGTTATACTGGGTATGTGActggaattaaaaattattccatGTTCTCTGTTTCTTCCCAAGTTCCAAGTCCGCAgacagaaaaaacaaaagtcaaaaagaagaaaaaggtgaaaataaataattttatggaAGGTTTTGGAACGTAAAAGGGAAACTTGGGAAGCCGAAGGCGAAGAGCGTTAGTAGTTGCTATTGTTGAATGTGTTAGTTTCCATTGATAATGCCTAAGTTTCGTACTTGAGTTTGAATTAGGAAAACAAATTACTACAGCATATGAGCTAGGGataatttccttttccccTAATTTAGGATCAGCTTTCTGGCTAGTCAAGTTGTTCGAGTTCCATCTGATACTTGGAAGTTCATTGTAAATAGTTTAGTTAAACAGTCTTTTAGCTGTATACTTGACATCTGGTTTGAGTGCATTATTTGATTCTTCCAATCCCAGTACTCATATTTTATCCTTTCTGTATACCAATCTTCTCGTCCAAGTTAGTGACAAGCACACTTTTTGATGCACATAGGTATATTACATGGATTAATGACTTCTATGCAAGCTCATTGTGCAAACCTTTAATTGCATATTCATTTTGGCCTATTTATTAAGCAGGAAGATGTTAAATCTCATTAACCCTAAATGTTGGGGGTCTGAGTTAAATACTATTTAGTCAAACTATTCCATGGGATTTCTCCTTAGATCTCTGGTATTGTAATGCTTTCCTCTTGGGGTTCCCTACCTTTCATTTCGCTATTTGCTATCATCTGGTATTTGatccattttctttcttattttctgaTGTATTGTAATATTTAGGTTTGCCTTCTTTACTTTTATGTTCTATAGAACTCAGCTGATGCTCTCTTTCTCTTGTTAACAGTGATTCACGTTCAGTTGGTTTAGTCaaatatcaagatacataTCCATTTGGCGTAGATCCAAGTTGGCGTGGAAGTCGTTCTGAGTTGCCTTTCTTGAATTCtctcaaaatgaaaatgtcTATTTTGTTCGGTATTGCACAGATGAATCTAGGAATTATACTAAGTTATTTCAATGCGCGCTACTTCGGCAACTCACTTGATATTAAGTATGTTGTCTTTCTACTTTTCTctagtttttaataatttagtacCGTTATAGGAACTTAGTCTTTTAATTTCCTTTCAGGTATCAGTTTGTGCCCCAGATGATCTTCCTTAACAGCCTATTTGGATATCTCTCTCTTTTGATCATTATAAAATGGTGCAGTGGTTCTCAAGCAGATCTCTATCATGTGATGATTTACATGTTCTTAAGTCCTTTTGAAGATTTAGGTGAAAACAAGCTATTCTGGGGTCAGAATGTACTTCAGGTCATTGTTAAATCTGATTTGATTATGCCATTGATATATTTGCAGGTGCATGTCGACATGCAAACATACATAATTAAGTAttgatttcattattttgCCCCGGTTTTTGGCAGGTTATATTGCTGCTTTTAGCTGTTATTGCTGTCCCATGGATGCTCTTCCCtaaaccttttattttaaaaagactTCATACTGAGGTACTCTCTATGTCCTctatttgtatttatgtatgttatctttcttttatcttaTCCGACCTGGAAGATTGTGGAAAACCTCTCTTTATCGGAACCTGtccttgtttttcttttagccTTTTTCCATAATTACAGTTTATTTTGTCgtcttttttgtttatgtaGTGCATGTACCTTTTTGGCTTTCTACTTGTATGTCTGAAAGAAATTCTAAAGTGCTTGGTTTGGTTGTTTGCAACATGATTTTTCATAGTTGAAGCAATGAAAATaggtatttcttttatatttgtctcagaaaatatttgagcAAGCTGAGAGAAGGTAAAGctttcctttttgtttcttcaccTTGTACTTTTGtcttagaaaataatttaaagagcTTAGCTGTGCCTCACGAGTGTTTGTAGCTGACACAAGTTGAGTAAAATGGAAGAAGACCGTTCTTATTGTTTCATTCACCCTTTGTAAAAACACTTTCGGTTTGTTAAAGAGTTTTTCTGCTATAAGACTTCTTTTCTTATCTCTTCACATTTATCTGGCGAAGTATTGACGTTGTCCCCCAACTGGAACACCTTCTACATTTGTCTGATAAAGTAATTAAAGGTTCATGTTTTGGCTTGTTTTGCCTTTGTGTTTCACGGTAGCAAGTTGGGAACGTGTATGTTGTTGCGCTTAACTCAAATACCCTGTTGAAATGCAGTAATATGATTGAAATCTTTGGGAACATTATGAAGAAAATTGGAAAGAGAGTGGTACGAACTTGAAATGCCCATTCAACTGTTTCTCCTTGAAATATGCACCCAATATGCTTTGtttcaaaatagaattttctgaaattaaataagtacCAAAGAACCAGCACTCTGATTTTGACAAGCCTATTGGAGTAAAAATTGAGTGAAGTACCAAAGTAATGAAACCTTTGGGACAGTTATTAACTTTGACATTTGTTGTGCATATGTAAGAGATTTCAAGGTCGGTCATACACGGCCCTTGGAACCTCTGACATTTATGATGACGAGGAACCTGATTCTGCAAGAGAACCACACCTTGAGGAGTTCAATTTTAGTGAGGTCTTTGTGCATCAAATGATACACTCCATTGAGTTTGTGCTTGGTGCAGTTTCAAACACTGCATCATATCTCCGGCTATGGGCTTTGAGGTAGGAGCAATTTCAACATCAAATTATGCATAAGCATTCTTGGCTTATTCATCTTATAactcttgtttttgttttatcccAGTTTGGCACATTCAGAATTATCAACTGTTTTCTATGAAAAAGTTCTCCTCCTTGCTTGGGGGTAAGTTTTTTTGGCAGCAGCATGCGCCCTTAATAGATCCTGCTTTTTATGGTTTTGCTTATATTACTTTCAATGTCCTCTTGAGTTTTTCATAGTGCTTACACTTGCTTGTAAAAAGTTTTGTTTCTCTTAAACTGCTGTTGCACTTAGTTTCAGCTGTTTtggagaatattt includes the following:
- the LOC105170339 gene encoding V-type proton ATPase subunit a1 isoform X3, producing MEYIDRLPAMDLMRSEKMMLVQLIIPVESAHRAVSYLGELGLLQFRDLNDDKSPFQRTFVNQVKRCAEMSRKLRFIKEQIHKAGLTPSPSPAPQPDIDLEELEIQLEEHEHGLIEMNANSEKLQQTYNELLEFKMVLQKAGDFLLSTGSHVATQETELAENIHVNDDYAETSSLLEQVGSNFQEMLPGPSNQTGVRFISGIICKSKVLRFERMLFRTTRGNMLFNQAPTDDQILDPATNELVEKIVFVVFFSGEQARVKILKICEAFGANCYPVAEDTIRRRQITREVLSHLSDLETTLEAGLRHRDKALISIGFHLAKWMNMVRREKAVYDTLNMLNFDVTKKCLVGEGWCPIFAKTKIQEALQRATTDSNSQVGVIFHVMHSVESPPTYFKTNHLTNAYQEIVDAYGVAKYQEANPAVYTIITFPFLFAVMFGDWGHGICLLLGALFLIAREKKLGSQKLGSFMEMLFGGRYVLLLMSLFSIYCGLIYNEFFSVPFHIFGNSAYRCRDTTCSDSRSVGLVKYQDTYPFGVDPSWRGSRSELPFLNSLKMKMSILFGIAQMNLGIILSYFNARYFGNSLDIKYQFVPQMIFLNSLFGYLSLLIIIKWCSGSQADLYHVMIYMFLSPFEDLGENKLFWGQNVLQVILLLLAVIAVPWMLFPKPFILKRLHTEISRSVIHGPWNL
- the LOC105170339 gene encoding V-type proton ATPase subunit a1 isoform X4, with product MEYIDRLPAMDLMRSEKMMLVQLIIPVESAHRAVSYLGELGLLQFRDLNDDKSPFQRTFVNQVKRCAEMSRKLRFIKEQIHKAGLTPSPSPAPQPDIDLEELEIQLEEHEHGLIEMNANSEKLQQTYNELLEFKMVLQKAGDFLLSTGSHVATQETELAENIHVNDDYAETSSLLEQVGSNFQEMLPGPSNQTGVRFISGIICKSKVLRFERMLFRTTRGNMLFNQAPTDDQILDPATNELVEKIVFVVFFSGEQARVKILKICEAFGANCYPVAEDTIRRRQITREVLSHLSDLETTLEAGLRHRDKALISIGFHLAKWMNMVRREKAVYDTLNMLNFDVTKKCLVGEGWCPIFAKTKIQEALQRATTDSNSQVGVIFHVMHSVESPPTYFKTNHLTNAYQEIVDAYGVAKYQEANPAVYTIITFPFLFAVMFGDWGHGICLLLGALFLIAREKKLGSQKLGSFMEMLFGGRYVLLLMSLFSIYCGLIYNEFFSVPFHIFGNSAYRCRDTTCSDSRSVGLVKYQDTYPFGVDPSWRGSRSELPFLNSLKMKMSILFGIAQMNLGIILSYFNARYFGNSLDIKYQFVPQMIFLNSLFGYLSLLIIIKWCSGSQADLYHVMIYMFLSPFEDLGENKLFWGQNVLQVILLLLAVIAVPWMLFPKPFILKRLHTE
- the LOC105170339 gene encoding V-type proton ATPase subunit a1 isoform X1 gives rise to the protein MEYIDRLPAMDLMRSEKMMLVQLIIPVESAHRAVSYLGELGLLQFRDLNDDKSPFQRTFVNQVKRCAEMSRKLRFIKEQIHKAGLTPSPSPAPQPDIDLEELEIQLEEHEHGLIEMNANSEKLQQTYNELLEFKMVLQKAGDFLLSTGSHVATQETELAENIHVNDDYAETSSLLEQVGSNFQEMLPGPSNQTGVRFISGIICKSKVLRFERMLFRTTRGNMLFNQAPTDDQILDPATNELVEKIVFVVFFSGEQARVKILKICEAFGANCYPVAEDTIRRRQITREVLSHLSDLETTLEAGLRHRDKALISIGFHLAKWMNMVRREKAVYDTLNMLNFDVTKKCLVGEGWCPIFAKTKIQEALQRATTDSNSQVGVIFHVMHSVESPPTYFKTNHLTNAYQEIVDAYGVAKYQEANPAVYTIITFPFLFAVMFGDWGHGICLLLGALFLIAREKKLGSQKLGSFMEMLFGGRYVLLLMSLFSIYCGLIYNEFFSVPFHIFGNSAYRCRDTTCSDSRSVGLVKYQDTYPFGVDPSWRGSRSELPFLNSLKMKMSILFGIAQMNLGIILSYFNARYFGNSLDIKYQFVPQMIFLNSLFGYLSLLIIIKWCSGSQADLYHVMIYMFLSPFEDLGENKLFWGQNVLQVILLLLAVIAVPWMLFPKPFILKRLHTERFQGRSYTALGTSDIYDDEEPDSAREPHLEEFNFSEVFVHQMIHSIEFVLGAVSNTASYLRLWALSLAHSELSTVFYEKVLLLAWGYDNLVIRLVGLAVFSFATAFILLMMETLSAFLHALRLHWVEFQNKFYSGDGYKFRPFSFAALNEDED
- the LOC105170339 gene encoding V-type proton ATPase subunit a1 isoform X2, whose translation is MEYIDRLPAMDLMRSEKMMLVQLIIPVESAHRAVSYLGELGLLQFRDLNDDKSPFQRTFVNQVKRCAEMSRKLRFIKEQIHKAGLTPSPSPAPQPDIDLEELEIQLEEHEHGLIEMNANSEKLQQTYNELLEFKMVLQKAGDFLLSTGSHVATQETELAENIHVNDDYAETSSLLEQEMLPGPSNQTGVRFISGIICKSKVLRFERMLFRTTRGNMLFNQAPTDDQILDPATNELVEKIVFVVFFSGEQARVKILKICEAFGANCYPVAEDTIRRRQITREVLSHLSDLETTLEAGLRHRDKALISIGFHLAKWMNMVRREKAVYDTLNMLNFDVTKKCLVGEGWCPIFAKTKIQEALQRATTDSNSQVGVIFHVMHSVESPPTYFKTNHLTNAYQEIVDAYGVAKYQEANPAVYTIITFPFLFAVMFGDWGHGICLLLGALFLIAREKKLGSQKLGSFMEMLFGGRYVLLLMSLFSIYCGLIYNEFFSVPFHIFGNSAYRCRDTTCSDSRSVGLVKYQDTYPFGVDPSWRGSRSELPFLNSLKMKMSILFGIAQMNLGIILSYFNARYFGNSLDIKYQFVPQMIFLNSLFGYLSLLIIIKWCSGSQADLYHVMIYMFLSPFEDLGENKLFWGQNVLQVILLLLAVIAVPWMLFPKPFILKRLHTERFQGRSYTALGTSDIYDDEEPDSAREPHLEEFNFSEVFVHQMIHSIEFVLGAVSNTASYLRLWALSLAHSELSTVFYEKVLLLAWGYDNLVIRLVGLAVFSFATAFILLMMETLSAFLHALRLHWVEFQNKFYSGDGYKFRPFSFAALNEDED